The Pseudomonas allokribbensis genome has a window encoding:
- a CDS encoding TraR/DksA family transcriptional regulator: MTKDKLLAMPADDYMNAEQHAFFSELLQNMKVETHERIEQNRIAIESLDTPADPADAASVEEERTWLVNAIDRDQRMLPQLEQALERIKEDSFGWCDDSGEPIGLKRLLISPTTKYCIEAQERHEQIDKHQRQA, from the coding sequence ATGACAAAGGACAAGTTGCTGGCCATGCCGGCAGATGACTACATGAATGCCGAGCAACACGCTTTCTTCAGCGAGCTGTTGCAGAACATGAAAGTCGAAACCCATGAGCGCATTGAGCAGAACCGTATTGCCATCGAGAGCCTGGACACCCCGGCTGATCCGGCGGACGCCGCCTCGGTGGAAGAAGAGCGCACCTGGCTGGTAAACGCGATCGATCGCGACCAGCGCATGCTGCCGCAACTGGAACAAGCCCTTGAGCGTATCAAGGAAGACAGCTTTGGCTGGTGCGACGACAGCGGCGAGCCGATTGGCCTGAAACGCCTGCTGATCAGCCCGACCACCAAGTACTGCATCGAAGCTCAAGAGCGTCACGAGCAGATCGACAAGCACCAGCGTCAGGCCTGA